One Schistocerca cancellata isolate TAMUIC-IGC-003103 chromosome 1, iqSchCanc2.1, whole genome shotgun sequence genomic region harbors:
- the LOC126109429 gene encoding uncharacterized protein LOC126109429 has product MRRNLREELRSNRETHSFAVYFEKFLSQPDRWAYCYRLNAGINTNMALENLHRNLKHIYLKGKKVKRLDKGIHALMRFLNFRMRDRLIAIYRGKLTKKLSVLRVRHNESVPLSEKLVVTVSTVLWNVMSCSNTEFYSVSKNLDSCSCGLRCKDCDHCIHAFSCTCADSSILWNMCKHVHLVCRVIKQMESTQSSRSNSGAAAIIPCAEAAALVQQLSSPAQTKNTVEASDLEDRKASLVAKLSEMVQSVKSNAGLEALERHIAPLQFIINSAEKASVSFPEVPAIVQEPSNKKVLPQRKFFSTKKTHVAKKSKPSNPPRSERDAIAFSMVTGLPQDHTS; this is encoded by the coding sequence ATGAGACGCAATCTGAGAGAGGAATTGCGCTCAAATAGGGAAACTCACAGCTTTGCcgtatattttgaaaaatttttaagtCAGCCCGATCGGTGGGCATATTGTTACCGACTGAATGCAGGAATCAATACAAATATGGCATTGGAAAACCTGCATAGAAATTTGAAACATATATATTTGAAAGGTAAGAAAGTAAAACGGTTAGATAAAGGGATCCATGCCCTTATGAGATTCCTCAATTTTAGGATGCGTGATCGCCTCATAGCTATCTACAGAGGCAAACTGACAAAGAAGCTCTCAGTTCTGAGGGTACGTCACAACGAGTCAGTGCCTCTGTCTGAAAAACTAGTGGTAACTGTTAGTACAGTGTTGTGGAATGTCATGTCATGTAGCAACACAGAGTTTTATTCGGTGTCAAAAAACTTAGACTCGTGCAGTTGTGGTTTACGGTGCAAGGACTGTGACCATTGTATACATGCATTCAGTTGCACTTGTGCGGACTCGAGCATTTTGTGGAACATGTGTAAACATGTTCATTTGGTATGCCGAGTCATTAAACAAATGGAAAGTACTCAAAGTTCCAGGTCAAATAGTGGAGCAGCCGCTATTATTCCATGTGCTGAAGCAGCTGCACTTGTGCAGCAGTTGTCTAGTCCAGCACAGACAAAAAATACAGTTGAGGCAAGTGATTTGGAGGACAGAAAAGCCTCTTTGGTGGCAAAACTGTCAGAAATGGTGCAGAGTGTTAAGTCCAATGCAGGACTTGAGGCACTGGAGAGGCACATAGCACCTCTGCAGTTTATTATTAATTCTGCAGAGAAAGCCAGTGTCAGCTTTCCAGAAGTACCTGCCATTGTGCAGGAACCTTCAAATAAAAAAGTACTTCCACAAAGGAAGTTCTTCTCGACAAAAAAAACACATGTAGCTAAGAAATCAAAACCTAGCAATCCGCCACGGTCTGAACGTGATGCAATTGCATTTTCAATGGTCACAGGGCTGCCCCAAGACCATACTTCGTAA